One stretch of Labrenzia sp. CE80 DNA includes these proteins:
- the recA gene encoding recombinase RecA, whose translation MSQSTLRLVESSQMDKSKALDAALSQIERAFGKGSIMKMGAGQVVEIQSVSTGSLGLDIALGIGGLPRGRIVEVYGPESSGKTTLALHTVAEAQKAGGICAFVDAEHALDPIYARKLGVNIDDLLISQPDAGEQALEIADTLVRSGAIDVLVIDSVAALTPKAELEGEMGDSLPGLQARLMSQALRKLTASISKSKCMVIFINQIRMKIGVMFGSPETTTGGNALKFYASVRLDIRRIGAIKDKDEVVGNQTRVKVVKNKLAPPFRQVEFDIIYGEGVSKMGELIDLGVKGNIVEKSGAWFSYNSQRLGQGRENSKQFLRDNPEVADEIELAIRQNAGLIAEAIIDPEGGKDDDED comes from the coding sequence ATGTCGCAAAGTACACTTCGTCTCGTAGAAAGCAGCCAGATGGATAAGAGCAAGGCGCTGGACGCAGCGCTATCGCAAATTGAACGGGCCTTCGGTAAGGGTTCCATCATGAAGATGGGGGCCGGGCAGGTCGTTGAGATTCAGTCCGTGTCGACCGGGTCGCTTGGTCTGGATATCGCTCTTGGCATCGGCGGCTTGCCGCGCGGCCGGATCGTTGAGGTCTACGGGCCGGAATCTTCGGGCAAGACGACATTGGCGCTGCATACGGTGGCCGAAGCCCAGAAGGCGGGCGGCATTTGTGCCTTCGTTGACGCCGAACACGCGCTTGATCCGATCTATGCACGCAAGCTGGGCGTCAACATCGACGACCTTCTGATTTCCCAGCCCGATGCGGGTGAGCAGGCACTGGAAATTGCCGATACGCTGGTGCGCTCTGGTGCCATCGACGTACTGGTGATCGATTCCGTCGCGGCGCTGACGCCGAAGGCGGAGCTTGAAGGCGAGATGGGCGACAGCCTGCCGGGCTTGCAGGCCCGGCTCATGAGTCAGGCGCTGCGCAAGCTGACCGCGTCGATTTCCAAGTCGAAGTGCATGGTCATCTTCATCAACCAGATCCGCATGAAGATCGGTGTGATGTTCGGGTCTCCCGAAACGACGACCGGCGGCAACGCCCTGAAGTTCTATGCCTCTGTCCGTCTTGATATTCGCCGGATCGGTGCCATCAAGGACAAGGATGAGGTCGTGGGCAACCAGACCCGGGTTAAGGTGGTCAAGAACAAGCTGGCGCCTCCATTCCGTCAGGTTGAGTTCGACATCATCTACGGTGAAGGCGTTTCCAAGATGGGCGAGCTGATCGATCTTGGCGTCAAGGGCAACATCGTCGAGAAATCCGGCGCGTGGTTCTCCTACAACAGCCAGCGTCTGGGGCAGGGACGTGAGAACTCCAAGCAGTTCCTGCGCGACAATCCGGAAGTGGCCGATGAAATCGAACTGGCAATCCGCCAGAATGCGGGTCTGATCGCCGAGGCGATTATTGATCCGGAAGGTGGCAAGGACGACGACGAGGATTGA